A window from Candidatus Abyssobacteria bacterium SURF_5 encodes these proteins:
- a CDS encoding Fe-S cluster protein: MLACSHSPFGKGGLRGISPWQRLTQEHQCQRRGLLHLRNPACGFSVCGFIEWSLSPPIQSAYEENVMLFQKYKLTVSTPECLPSSVAVVAQVDFDDDLTQLLPYLNAEFAPCIYEPNIPFLRFRKSGKTFAIYPDKILINPLRDEDEAQEVFEWIRQFVNDVAERKQEIRPSTWSLSSLKPLDIFRLLPRTNCGLCKKQTCMAFAAAVATGEAGPDDCPPLRDDPQKRAELLKRFG, translated from the coding sequence ATGCTCGCATGCAGTCATTCCCCCTTTGGGAAAGGGGGACTAAGGGGGATTTCTCCGTGGCAGAGACTGACCCAAGAGCATCAATGTCAGCGAAGAGGCTTACTCCATTTACGGAATCCCGCTTGTGGATTCTCCGTTTGTGGATTCATAGAATGGAGTCTGTCCCCACCGATTCAGAGTGCATACGAGGAGAATGTCATGCTGTTTCAAAAATATAAGCTGACGGTCAGCACGCCGGAATGTTTGCCGTCATCTGTGGCCGTCGTCGCACAGGTCGATTTCGACGATGACCTGACGCAACTGCTGCCATACCTGAACGCCGAGTTCGCGCCGTGCATTTACGAGCCTAATATCCCGTTTCTCCGGTTCCGGAAATCCGGGAAAACGTTCGCGATCTATCCGGATAAAATCCTCATCAATCCTCTGAGGGACGAGGACGAGGCGCAAGAGGTTTTTGAGTGGATTCGGCAGTTTGTGAATGATGTGGCCGAGAGGAAGCAGGAAATTCGGCCATCGACCTGGAGCCTTTCGAGTCTCAAGCCGCTCGATATCTTCCGGCTGCTTCCCCGAACCAATTGCGGTCTCTGCAAAAAGCAGACCTGCATGGCGTTCGCGGCCGCGGTCGCCACAGGAGAAGCGGGCCCCGACGACTGCCCTCCCCTGCGTGATGACCCGCAGAAACGTGCTGAGCTTCTGAAGCGGTTTGGATGA
- a CDS encoding ferredoxin family protein: MDQLEWEGIPREKIPWYPTVDYEKCDGCKTCFEFCPHNTYDWDEQNTRPVAARPYNCIVQCSNCAGLCPSQAIAFPPLSMLKEMKDRWHGAD, from the coding sequence ATGGACCAGCTTGAATGGGAAGGCATCCCGCGGGAAAAGATCCCATGGTACCCGACGGTCGACTATGAGAAATGCGACGGCTGCAAGACCTGCTTCGAGTTTTGTCCGCATAACACATACGACTGGGACGAACAGAACACGCGGCCTGTCGCAGCCCGGCCTTATAACTGCATCGTGCAATGCAGCAATTGCGCCGGCCTCTGCCCTTCACAAGCGATCGCGTTCCCACCGCTCAGCATGCTGAAGGAGATGAAGGACCGCTGGCACGGCGCCGATTGA
- a CDS encoding thioredoxin family protein, with translation MKIEIFGPGCAKCQKTEQEVAKVVKQLGIDVAIEHITDLDTIVDRGVMFTPAVFIDGEKKIEGKVPKASDIEKWLKK, from the coding sequence ATGAAAATCGAAATTTTCGGACCTGGCTGCGCGAAATGCCAGAAAACCGAGCAAGAAGTCGCGAAGGTCGTGAAGCAATTGGGTATCGATGTCGCTATCGAGCACATCACCGACCTCGATACGATCGTGGACCGAGGCGTGATGTTCACTCCGGCTGTCTTCATTGACGGCGAGAAAAAAATCGAAGGAAAAGTGCCGAAGGCGTCCGACATCGAAAAGTGGCTGAAAAAGTAG